The DNA window ATATAtctcatatattttctcttttctttctttatatATCTCCTTAGAACACACGTTAGAGCTTTCTCTAATGCTTTGGAGCTGCCCTAATTCATAGGCTCATATCCGCGATGCAGATAGAAAAGCCAAatctatttatctatatattattttattaaaaattaacaaaactagttttttttgataaattacaAACTAGACCCTAACAACGAGTTGGACATTATATATCATCTACTGGTTGCAGCATAAGTCCAATGTGACAAACGTCTAAGACAAGCTAAGACAAGCAAATGTTCGACTAATGATAGTCATCACATGTACCGGTAGGTGGCAATTTATCTGGAACAGGGCCCCGCATGTAAAATGGCTTATGAGAGCacgtacaatagcagactataagctagctctaagcatattttaaagagataaaagggaagagaggtgggctgctagggctactaatttgtagccagctgtacacGGACTCTGACATATGagaccatgtactaatgttttgtatataactattgtatgaattggctgttaaattgactatagataaattgaatcCAGCATTTGGcaatactattgaacttgctctgagTGAGAAGAGAGGAACAATTCTGCATATGCCCCCTGACAAAGGATAATTGCAATAGTATTTGGCGATACtattgtgacttactttatcatcaaataaaaaactttaagaacgacttgttatttttatatttatactaaatttttaaataagacaagacagatgatcaaacgttacgagtgaaaaagtcaaacatgaaactttatatttgtactggaattttaaataagacgaatgatcaaactaaatttttatataagacgaataatcaaaggTTACAAgcgaaaaagtcaaacataaaaCAGAGGCATCGCTCAAGCAAGACGAAACATCAAGTATCACCACAGAACAGAAGGGATTATTGTATTGTTCTGTCTTATTGGCTGCCAACAAAATCTCTCAACCAACAAACATGTAAATGTAGTAATGTGCCCCTCCAGTACAGCATCAACAtgtattttcctttttggtaGGACGCGCGACACATACATGATTCTCAAGCTCTACTAATAACCTAACACAAGGGGAAGTGAATGACCTATTGTCGATTCATTCACTTCAATGCTACTGCGAACTTAATTTGGCGAATACACAGACGACGACTTCCAActtattttcttccttttacCCGCATGACCCCATGGATGGAAGAAACCTACTAATTTCACCGTCTCCTCAATTCAAGCCTCCTCCTCAAGCAGCTTCTGATCAAAGTGCCACACCCCTGCAACACAAGTAACGTAGCCAGCAACAATTCATGAGTGAAACCACGGGTCAACACTCAACAGAATGATGCTACATCAAATCAAGTATTTTCTGATAAACACACTAACCATGCCCCTGTCCCACTCTTCTGAGCTGGGCAACGTACTCAGAGATCTTCTTGATGGCTTCAACCTTTCAGAGCAAGAGACATATTTTCACCAAACTATAATATACTAAAGCATAACAATTGAACAATTTAGCATCTGAAGAGAGGGTTCAACATTCAAGTAGGCAGAGGGTTTTACCTGCTCCTCAAGGAATTCACTCTCAACAAAGTCAGTTAGCTGGGGATCATTGCACCTTGTTGCTACCTGTTGATTTACAGCAACACATTTAGAACTTtcaccatatttttgttttgtaacaTAGGGTTAAGaattataacatatatacttgtcaaaaaacatattaaatccATGTTCAGCATCACTGCATAAAAGAACAGCTTACACTGTGCAGGTTGTGCAACTTCTCGTTGACCAGCTTCTCAAGCGCCAAAGCCAACTCCATAGCTGAAATCACAGGTGAGCCAGAGGTTAAAACATAGGATACACTAAGTTCCTACAGGTATAAGTATATAAACAGCAACAAACAacaatggtggtggtggcagtgtgCAAATTAGCCCTTGAACTTCTTAATATTAGAAacaatcaaatttatatggacAGCCACATATGAAATCAGATTAAGGTGAAGATTCCCCATAGAAAAACGGCGGGTAACACATTTcacagaaaatatatttttatttattttaggcagtattataatacattttattttaccatATGTCCATATGAAAGCACGAGCATTCAACTAGTTTGACATAAGGATTCAACAGGAAAACTTTTTGAAAAGAGATATTTGATGGCAAATGAGATTGTCCCTGTTGAATCTTGATGTCAAATTAACTCATTCAACAGGAAAGTTCCCTTGTTCTTAAGGATCCCACCACATAATTTTGACATACATAATAATCAGGCACTACTCAAAGACAAATAAGCTTTGCATATATGGCACCCATGTAACAGAAGTACAGAACACATACCATGATATGAAAAACACATATAGCACAATCAGAAAGCAACTCACCATACAATGCATCGCCTTTCTCAGGATGGTCGAACTCTGTTAAGGGCGTGACAATGGACTGGAGCCTCACCCTTCCTCCACGCATGTTCTGACAAGAAAAGAGCACCGCAGCATTAGGCTCATGGGTATATGATAATAGTGCTAGAACAAAAATGTTTGCCGGTGTGCCGATTGAGGTGGGCGCAGAAgagttaataatatataagtatGTTACCTGGTACTTCATGAGCTTCTCAGCGTGCTCCCTCTCCTCATCGCTGGATTCCTTGAAGAATCTGAAGGAGCAAAATTCGAGGACATCATAAGTGATAATTATCCCACACAGTGCTTAGTTGCTGATGGGTAAAGGAGGCTGGTGGTGGCTTACTTGGCGAAGCCCTTGAGAGCAACGTTGTCACGGTCGAAGTAGGCGAAGAGGGAGTGGTACGCGTACGACGCATTGTACTCCACACTGCAAAAAGATGAATCCTTTAGGATTTTATTCCAATTCGGGATATACTCTTAATTAGAACGGGTGAatgtattctaaatttagcTAGGCACAGCGTCTTATCTCTGATTTACATAATTTGTGGCGGATAAAACCTTGTAATCCGTTGGTCCTTAAATAGAAGGGAAATGTTTGGGAAAATCTGCACTATTCTATTCAGCAGAAAAAGGCGCAACCGGGAATGAGAAATCATAATCATGGGATGAAAATCCATCCATTTACGATTTCAAACCACTTGCTGGAACCAGAAAATGAACGAGGGGCAGagacaaattttctataaaaaaatggaaaacaaAGGCAGAGTGAGGAGGACAGACTTGATCTGCTCGTTGATGGCGGCCTCGCACTCGTCGACGAACTTTTGCCTAGCAAGAGACAGGTCCTTGGCCTGCGGGACGAGGGCGAGCTCCCCCTTGAGCTCCTCGAACGGCTGGAACAGCACGCCGCTGAGCAcctccttcccctttcccGCCGCCCTGCACACCGGCGCGGCTCCAGCAACACGCGGCACAGGAAGGCTGACAAAAGCGGGCGCGCCGGCGATCTGGgggggcggcacggcggcgggcggagaggaggcggcaacCCTAGGAAGCATGACGACGGCGAGTCAAATGGAGGGGGGCGTGTGGCGTTTCCGGAGAGCGGGGTGATTGTGCGGTGGTGGAGGGGGGAAAGATAGAAAGGGATTGATATAGGCGCGTGGAGGCGACGGATGGGCGACACGTGGAGGGCGGAGATGGGGAGAGGGCGAGGGAGCGCGTGGCGGGCTCGTGGCTGGGCAGGATATTTAATTTTGGGCTGCTGGTTGAGCCTTCCATTCCAGCCCACACCTTAACCACtcgctctcctctcttctcttcgtTTCATCTGCTCCTGTGTTTTGCGGTGAAACTACGGTGGAGTAATCCACCTGTCTTTTATTCTTCAAAATGAGTAAAACATATCTATGAAATCAACGGTCAATTCTAAGTTAATCGAATTTCACTTTCATCATCACTAGCAATTAGCTTCAATCTAAAACATAAGATAATATCAGAGAATAGTTATCTATCCAGATCTAGTCATCACTATTATCGTTGAATCCAATAATGATAACATCAGCACAAGTCCATCCAACATAACACCTTTAAGaagtttttaatatttaaaatgtcACCATCATTAGTTTTCACCCAAGAGAGAAGGTTTACGACGTCTTTCTTCGATAATATGTGTGACATCCATATGGACTACTAACGTCTTCCTAATTTTGCGATGATGTGTCCATAATTGATTATAATTAGTTAtagtataaagtttatgtgttTATCGTTTTCTTTccaaattgattaattatgatTAGTTGTAGTATAAAACTTTCGTCGAGATAACATGCATGCAATATGGTGCGATTGGTCAATATAGAAGGCGCTAGACAATACCATATATGAATGGTGCGAACAGCATGGACTCGGAAGATTCCGATGGCGATATTGCATAAAATGTCATGAATGATTTGGAAGTTTGTACCGTGGAGACCTCACGCATGCTTTAAACCAGACTATCATATACTTTCTTGCCACAATTATCATAGCTTTTACAttctaaagtaaatttttGTTGATGTACACATCTTCATCAATattgtacatatattttattttataaaaataatatattttactgaCTAGAAAATTACTGCTATTTTGATAAGCTATGCGCCCTTGTACGATTGTCTACCATAATTTTGTCACCCTCCTCTTTGTCAAGAGTTCAGAGGAGTGAGAAGGGATTATATATCGCAGTTAGTTTTTGATGTTggtttttctatgttttgttttgttttgctggtGGGAGAAGATAAGAGTGAGGTCCATGTAGTACAATGCATACCACCTATCACGTATGTGGGCGTGTGGAGGCCTCACGCGCAGCGTGGACCAGATTGTCGGTATTATCTCCATCACAATTATCTGCagaatgtatttttctttatttatttatcatcttttattttctcatcATCTGTCCTATTCAGTATGGACATTTCTACCTCTCTGTATGTTATGTTGTACAAACgtccatctccatctctctctcttcccgcATATATATGCCAATGCCATCCACTTGTTTGCTTGGCTCTCTTTTTTCCTCACAAAAATAGAATACATCTTTTTCCATTCGTATTAGCTGGAAGTTGGTCCACTGACCAGACATTTTGTTCATCTCCTGGAACGAGCTAGCGTAACCAATTGTCATTTCTGCGCCCccaaaaataagatcattATGGTAAAACTGTTCACATGGGTATAAATTCTAGTGTAATTTATtgctagttatttttttagttataattgACCTGTTGATAGCGAAACGTTCGTAATGATTTTCTCAGTATCTGTACTgtatttcaataaaaaaagggCAAAACCGATTATGTAGTATCCAAAGATCCCCATCCTCATTTTTAGCttgtattaaacataaatgaaacgacttattcataattaaaaataatttttaagtcaaacttttatatacatgcatgttaTTAACGATCTAATCATCTAAAAgcagaaacaagaaaaaaaactacgattaaaatattttaaaattaactccaattttaagttttaaactttaaattttgcattctaagcaaaagcaaaaatacgAGGTTTCTGGTTTTCAGTATTATAGCATCGAAgtcattgtttgttttttttaaaaaaagttaaacaacatatttttaaatttaaaaataatttatgaataaaaaattatatatgtatttttaatgatctaaaagtcatttttaaaaaaaaaactttgataaaaagatccctaaattgaattttagagACTTTTGAGTGGGGATGGGGGAGCTGAAGGGCATGGCAGCAGCAACGACAGGCAAGTAGAGAATTGATGGATGCAATCCGATAGAAATGCTATATACACGAGGGTTCATGTTATTGCTATAATCATGAGAGCTGTTGAGGATCGACTTCGATAAGCCACGATATGGTTTGAAAAATCTCACAAGATTTcaaatatctttaaaaaaaataagggtgGTATATCGCATAATTCCGGGATATGGCACGGTTTTCACATCCAAACTTGACTGCTCATAATGATCATGCCATGCGATTATCAATACTGTGAGAGTTGCCATAATTATCGCAAGAAATAACATGGTATATAACCATTGGATACCACATGATTTCCCTTCCATAACCATAGCATTTTCAttcagttttttaaaaattagatttatCCGTTTTTGGAGTGATAATCACTATTATCATTGACTATCGGCGTATCATTGCCTCGTGGTTTCAGCCCTAAATATGATATTGCAAACCCTGATATACACTAATGAATGCAACTTCCGGTGCTATTAAAGTGAGCCAGCGCTTTCAATCAATAATATAAAGCTAAAACCAGGATTACTCGGTGCTACAAAACCAGTTTTGCCCAAAAGAAAATGCTATAGCTTATACTTTTAATAAGCAAGGTAGGTCATCTGAAATCTGAGTGGACggaactccttttttttttccccttaaaCTCATTACATATAATAATATGGGCCTTGTTCTCTATGAAGGCATATGGTGGGCCTGGCCTCCTTGAAATCACTTATTAATACAAGCcaagcccagcccagcccagcccactTAAATTTCCATTTGTCTTCACCTTCGCCGAGGCAGAGGCAGCCGGAGAAGCGAACCcaatggccgccgccgcctccctcctctccctcttcgccgccgccctctccaACCGCAGGCACGCacccttctccttctccttctccttcctctacACTCACTTGCCCTGCTTCACTCTCCCCGCGCCGCAGCTTTGGGGACCAGGAGCTCCGCCTGCTCGACGCCGCGCtttccgccggcgccgacgtccCCGCGCTGCTCCACGCTCGCTCCTCCGCCCGCATTCTGCTGAACGAGAGCGCTTCCCAGGCATTCTCCGTTCCCGACGTGGGTACCACTAGGCTCTCCATCGCCGACTTCTTCGCGCGCGCCTTCGCCCTCGCCGGGGATGTCGAGGTGCGCACTCACCGCTCTCTCCAGTCTCCACCAACGAGGATGTGCCATTAATAATGTGCATATAATATCCCCTAGTTTTTTTGGAATACTTTACTTTTACTTGCTATACAAAAATCTACTACTGTACTGTTATTGATTTCGATTCAGATTGTAGCCGTGTTACTCACTTCTGGATGTAACCCTGTTTTTTCCAATGCGAATCAC is part of the Oryza brachyantha chromosome 11, ObraRS2, whole genome shotgun sequence genome and encodes:
- the LOC102716631 gene encoding ferritin-1, chloroplastic-like, producing the protein MLPRVAASSPPAAVPPPQIAGAPAFVSLPVPRVAGAAPVCRAAGKGKEVLSGVLFQPFEELKGELALVPQAKDLSLARQKFVDECEAAINEQINVEYNASYAYHSLFAYFDRDNVALKGFAKFFKESSDEEREHAEKLMKYQNMRGGRVRLQSIVTPLTEFDHPEKGDALYAMELALALEKLVNEKLHNLHSVATRCNDPQLTDFVESEFLEEQVEAIKKISEYVAQLRRVGQGHGVWHFDQKLLEEEA